One segment of Spinacia oleracea plastid, complete genome DNA contains the following:
- the rpoC2 gene encoding RNA polymerase beta'' subunit (one of four subunits of the minimal PEP RNA polymerase catalytic core), translating to MAERANLVFHNKAIDGTAMKRLISRLIDHFGMAYTSHILDQLKTLGFQQATATSISLGIDDLLTIPSKGWLVQDAEQQSLILEKHHHYGNVHAVEKLRQSIEIWYSTSEYLRQEMNPNFRMTDPYNPVHIMSFSGARGNVSQVHQLVGMRGLMSDPQGQMIDLPIQSNLREGLSLTEYIISCYGARKGVVDTAVRTSDAGYLTRRLVEVVQHIVVRRRDCGTIRGISVSPQNSTMPERILIQTLIGRVLADDIYMGSRCIATRNQDIGVGLVNRFITLRTQLISIRTPFTCRSASWICRLCYGRSPTHGGLVELGEAVGIIAGQSIGEPGTQLTLRTFHTGGVFTGGTAEHVRAPSNGKIQFNEDLVHPTRTRHGHPAFLCYIDLYVTIESDDILHNVNIPPKSFLLVQNDQYVESEQVIAEIRAGTSTLNFKERVRKHIYSDSEGEMHWSTDVYHAPEFTYGNVHLLPKTSHLWVLSGKPYRSSVVPFSLSKDQDQMNTHSLSFEQIYISNPSVTNDQVKDKLSDSFSKKEDRITDYSELNRIGHCNLIYPAKNLDLLAKKRRNRFIIPFQGSQERKKELMSLSGISIEIPINGIFRKNSIFAYFDDPRYRRKSSGITKYGTIEMHSIVKKEDLIEYRGVKEFRPKYQMKVDRFFFIPEEVHILAGSSSIMVRNNSIIGVDTWITLNTRSRIGGVVRVERKKKKIELTIFSGDIHFPGETDKISRHSGILIPPSRKNSKDSKNLKKWIYVQRITPTKKKYFVLVRPVVPYEITDGINLATLFPQDLLQERDNVQLRVVNYILYGNGKVTRGISDTSIQLVRTCLVLNWNQDKKGSSIEEARGSFVEVRTNGMIQDFLKVNLVKPAISYISKRNDPSSEKKEGSDHTNMNPFYSIYIYPKTKLQKSFNQNQGTVRTLLGINKECQFFLILSSSNCFRIGPFKGVKYPKELIKKDPLIPIRNSFGPLGTALQIANFFSFYYLITHNQILVTNYLQLDNLKQTFQPFKFQYYLMDENGRIYNPDPCSNIIFNPFKLNWYFLHYHFCEETSTKIDLGQFVCENVCITKKGTHLKSGQVLIVQFDSVVIRSAKPYLATPGATLHGHYGEIIYEGDTLVTFIYEKSRSGDITQGLPKVEQVLEVRSIDSISINLEKRIDSWNERITRILGSPWGFLIGAELTIAQSRISLVNKIQKVYRSQGVQIHNRHIEIIVRQITSKVLVSEDGMSNVFLPGELIGLFRAERTGRALEEAICYRATLLGITRASLNTQSFISEASFQETARVLAKAALRGRIDWLKGLKENVVLGGMIPVGTGFKGFVHHSSQHKDIPLKTKKQNLFEGEMGDILFYHRELFESCLSKN from the coding sequence ATGGCAGAACGGGCCAATTTGGTCTTTCACAATAAAGCGATAGATGGAACTGCCATGAAACGACTTATTAGTAGATTAATAGATCATTTTGGAATGGCATATACGTCACACATCCTAGATCAACTAAAGACTCTGGGTTTCCAGCAAGCCACTGCTACATCCATTTCATTAGGAATTGATGATCTTTTAACAATACCTTCTAAAGGATGGCTAGTCCAAGATGCTGAACAGCAAAGTTTGATTTTGGAAAAACACCACCATTATGGGAATGTACACGCGGTAGAAAAATTACGTCAATCCATTGAGATATGGTATTCTACAAGTGAATATTTGCGACAAGAAATGAATCCCAATTTTAGGATGACTGACCCTTATAATCCAGTCCATATAATGTCTTTTTCGGGAGCTAGAGGAAATGTGTCTCAGGTACATCAATTAGTAGGTATGAGAGGATTAATGTCGGATCCACAAGGACAAATGATTGATTTACCTATTCAAAGCAATTTACGGGAAGGACTCTCTTTAACAGAATATATAATTTCTTGTTACGGAGCCCGCAAAGGGGTTGTGGATACTGCTGTACGAACATCCGATGCTGGATATCTCACGCGCAGGCTTGTCGAAGTAGTTCAACATATTGTTGTGCGTAGAAGAGATTGTGGCACCATTCGAGGTATTTCTGTAAGTCCTCAAAACAGTACGATGCCGGAAAGAATTTTGATCCAAACATTAATTGGTCGTGTATTAGCAGACGATATATATATGGGTTCACGATGCATTGCCACCCGAAATCAAGATATCGGGGTTGGACTTGTCAATCGATTCATAACGCTTCGAACCCAACTAATATCCATCCGAACTCCTTTTACTTGTAGGAGTGCGTCTTGGATCTGTCGATTATGTTATGGCCGGAGTCCTACTCACGGCGGCCTGGTTGAATTGGGAGAAGCTGTAGGTATTATTGCAGGTCAATCCATTGGGGAACCTGGTACTCAACTAACATTAAGAACTTTTCATACGGGTGGAGTATTCACAGGAGGGACTGCAGAACATGTACGAGCCCCTTCTAATGGAAAAATCCAATTCAATGAGGATTTGGTTCATCCCACACGTACACGTCATGGACACCCTGCCTTTCTATGTTATATCGACTTGTATGTCACTATTGAGAGTGACGATATTCTACATAATGTGAATATTCCGCCAAAAAGTTTTCTTTTAGTTCAAAATGATCAATATGTTGAATCTGAACAAGTGATTGCTGAAATTCGCGCAGGGACATCCACCTTGAATTTTAAGGAAAGGGTTCGAAAACATATTTATTCTGATTCAGAAGGAGAAATGCACTGGAGTACTGATGTGTACCATGCACCCGAATTTACATATGGTAATGTTCATCTCTTACCAAAAACAAGTCATTTATGGGTATTATCAGGAAAGCCGTACAGATCGAGTGTAGTCCCCTTTTCGCTCTCCAAGGATCAAGATCAAATGAACACTCATTCTCTTTCTTTCGAACAAATATATATTTCTAACCCCTCAGTCACTAACGATCAAGTAAAAGATAAATTATCGGACTCTTTTAGTAAAAAAGAGGATAGGATTACGGATTATTCAGAACTTAATCGAATAGGTCATTGTAATCTCATCTATCCTGCAAAAAATTTGGATTTATTGGCAAAGAAACGAAGAAATAGATTTATTATTCCATTTCAAGGAAGTCAAGAACGAAAAAAAGAATTAATGTCCCTTTCCGGTATCTCGATTGAAATACCCATAAATGGTATTTTCCGTAAAAATAGTATTTTTGCTTATTTCGATGATCCTCGATACCGAAGAAAGAGTTCGGGAATTACAAAATATGGGACTATAGAGATGCATTCAATCGTTAAAAAAGAGGATTTGATTGAATATCGAGGAGTCAAAGAATTTCGACCAAAATACCAAATGAAAGTCGATCGGTTTTTTTTCATTCCTGAAGAAGTTCATATCTTAGCCGGATCTTCGTCCATAATGGTACGCAACAATAGTATCATTGGAGTAGATACGTGGATCACTTTAAATACAAGAAGCCGAATAGGCGGGGTGGTCCGAGTGGAGAGGAAAAAAAAAAAGATTGAACTTACCATTTTTTCGGGAGATATCCATTTTCCCGGGGAGACAGATAAGATATCCCGACACAGTGGCATTTTGATACCACCAAGCAGGAAAAATTCCAAGGACTCAAAAAATTTAAAAAAATGGATCTATGTCCAACGGATCACCCCTACTAAGAAAAAATATTTTGTTTTGGTTCGGCCGGTAGTCCCATATGAAATAACGGACGGTATCAATTTAGCAACACTTTTCCCTCAGGATTTGTTGCAGGAAAGGGATAATGTGCAACTTCGAGTTGTCAATTATATCCTTTATGGAAATGGTAAAGTCACTCGAGGAATTTCTGACACAAGTATTCAATTAGTACGTACTTGTTTAGTATTGAATTGGAATCAAGATAAAAAAGGTTCTTCTATCGAAGAGGCCCGCGGTTCCTTTGTTGAAGTAAGAACAAATGGTATGATTCAAGATTTCTTAAAGGTCAATTTAGTGAAACCCGCTATTTCATATATCAGTAAAAGAAATGATCCATCATCCGAAAAAAAGGAGGGATCAGATCATACCAATATGAATCCATTTTATTCCATTTATATTTATCCAAAGACAAAACTTCAAAAATCATTTAACCAAAACCAAGGAACTGTCCGTACGTTGTTGGGTATAAACAAAGAATGTCAATTTTTTTTAATTTTGTCATCATCCAATTGTTTTCGAATAGGTCCATTCAAGGGTGTCAAATATCCCAAAGAATTAATTAAAAAAGATCCCCTAATTCCAATTAGGAATTCATTTGGTCCTTTAGGAACAGCCCTTCAAATTGCTAATTTTTTTTCATTTTACTATTTAATAACTCATAATCAGATCTTGGTAACTAATTATTTGCAACTTGACAATTTAAAACAAACCTTTCAACCATTTAAATTTCAATATTATTTAATGGATGAAAATGGAAGAATTTATAATCCCGATCCATGCAGTAACATCATTTTTAATCCATTCAAGTTGAATTGGTATTTTCTTCATTATCATTTTTGTGAAGAGACATCCACCAAAATTGATCTTGGACAATTTGTTTGTGAAAATGTATGTATAACCAAAAAAGGAACGCACCTAAAATCGGGTCAAGTTCTAATTGTTCAATTTGACTCTGTAGTAATAAGATCGGCTAAGCCTTATTTGGCTACTCCAGGAGCAACACTTCATGGTCATTATGGAGAAATCATTTATGAAGGGGATACATTAGTTACATTTATATATGAAAAATCGAGGTCTGGTGACATAACGCAAGGTCTTCCAAAAGTGGAACAAGTCTTAGAAGTTCGTTCGATTGATTCAATATCCATCAATCTAGAAAAGAGGATTGATAGTTGGAACGAACGTATAACAAGAATTCTTGGAAGTCCTTGGGGATTCTTGATTGGGGCTGAGCTAACTATAGCGCAAAGTCGTATTTCTTTGGTTAACAAGATCCAAAAGGTTTATCGATCACAAGGGGTGCAGATCCATAATAGACATATAGAAATTATTGTACGTCAAATAACATCAAAAGTCTTGGTTTCAGAAGATGGAATGTCTAATGTTTTTTTGCCCGGAGAACTAATTGGATTGTTTCGGGCGGAACGAACGGGACGCGCTTTGGAAGAAGCGATATGTTACCGCGCTACCTTATTGGGAATAACGAGAGCATCTCTGAATACTCAAAGTTTTATCTCCGAAGCGAGTTTTCAAGAAACTGCTCGAGTTTTAGCAAAAGCAGCTCTACGGGGCCGTATTGATTGGTTGAAAGGACTAAAAGAAAACGTTGTTCTGGGGGGGATGATACCTGTTGGTACCGGATTCAAAGGATTCGTACACCATTCAAGTCAACATAAGGACATTCCTTTGAAAACAAAAAAGCAGAATTTATTCGAGGGAGAAATGGGAGATATTTTGTTTTACCACAGAGAATTATTTGAGTCTTGTCTTTCAAAGAATTAA
- the atpI gene encoding ATP synthase CF0 A subunit (ATP synthase CF0 A chain): MNVLSYSINPLKGLYAISGVEVGQHFYWQIGGFQIHGQVLITSWVVIAILLGSAAIAVRSPQTIPTGGQNFFEYVLEFIRDVSKTQIGEEYRPWVPFIGTMFLFIFVSNWSGALLPWKIIQLPHGELAAPTNDINTTVALALLTSVAYFYAGLTKKGLGYFGKYIQPTPILLPINILEDFTKPLSLSFRLFGNILADELVVVVLVSLVPLVVPIPVMFLGLFTSGIQALIFATLAAAYIGESLEGHH, translated from the coding sequence ATGAATGTTCTATCATATTCAATCAACCCGCTAAAGGGGTTATATGCTATATCGGGTGTGGAAGTAGGTCAACATTTTTATTGGCAAATAGGAGGTTTCCAAATCCATGGCCAGGTCCTTATAACTTCTTGGGTTGTAATTGCTATCTTATTAGGTTCAGCTGCTATAGCTGTTCGGAGTCCGCAAACAATTCCGACTGGTGGTCAAAATTTTTTTGAATATGTCCTTGAATTCATCCGAGACGTGAGCAAAACTCAAATTGGCGAAGAATATCGCCCGTGGGTTCCCTTTATTGGGACTATGTTTCTATTTATTTTTGTTTCTAATTGGTCAGGGGCTCTTTTACCTTGGAAAATCATACAGTTACCTCATGGGGAGTTAGCCGCACCCACGAACGATATAAATACTACTGTTGCTTTAGCTTTACTCACGTCAGTAGCCTATTTCTATGCAGGTCTTACAAAAAAAGGATTAGGTTATTTTGGTAAATACATTCAACCAACTCCAATTCTTTTACCCATTAACATCTTAGAAGATTTCACAAAACCGCTATCACTTAGTTTTCGACTTTTCGGAAATATATTAGCGGATGAATTAGTAGTTGTTGTTCTTGTTTCTTTAGTACCTTTAGTGGTTCCTATACCTGTCATGTTTCTTGGCTTATTTACAAGTGGTATTCAGGCTCTTATTTTTGCAACTTTAGCCGCAGCTTATATAGGCGAATCCCTGGAAGGTCATCATTGA
- the atpH gene encoding ATP synthase CF0 C subunit (ATP synthase CF0 C chain) produces MNPLIAAASVIAAGLAVGLASIGPGVGQGTAAGQAVEGIARQPEAEGKIRGTLLLSLAFMEALTIYGLVVALALLFANPFV; encoded by the coding sequence ATGAATCCACTGATTGCTGCCGCTTCCGTTATTGCTGCTGGATTGGCTGTAGGGCTTGCTTCTATTGGACCTGGAGTTGGTCAAGGTACTGCTGCGGGACAAGCTGTAGAAGGTATTGCGAGACAGCCCGAAGCAGAAGGAAAAATACGAGGTACTTTATTACTTAGTTTAGCGTTTATGGAAGCTTTAACAATTTATGGATTGGTTGTAGCATTAGCGCTTTTATTTGCGAATCCTTTTGTTTAA
- the atpF gene encoding ATP synthase CF0 B subunit — MKNVTDSFVFLGHWPSAGSFGFNTDILATNLINLSVVLGVLIFFGKGVLSDLLDNRKQRILNTIRNSEELRGKAIEQLEKARARLKKVEMDADQFRVNGYSEIEREKMNLINSTYKTLEQFENYKNETIQFEQQKAINQVRQRVFQQALQGALGTLNSCLNNELHLRTINANIGMFGAMNEITD, encoded by the exons ATGAAAAATGTAACCGATTCTTTCGTTTTCTTGGGTCACTGGCCATCCGCCGGGAGTTTCGGGTTTAATACCGATATTTTAGCAACAAATCTAATAAATCTCAGTGTAGTGCTTGGTGTATTGATCTTTTTTGGAAAGGGAGTGT TAAGTGATTTATTAGATAATCGAAAACAGAGGATCTTGAATACTATTCGAAATTCAGAAGAACTACGCGGAAAGGCCATTGAACAGCTGGAAAAAGCCCGGGCTCGCTTAAAGAAAGTCGAAATGGACGCGGATCAGTTTCGAGTGAATGGATATTCTGAAATAGAACGAGAAAAGATGAATTTGATTAATTCAACTTATAAAACTTTAGAACAATTTGAAAATTACAAAAACGAAACCATTCAGTTTGAACAACAAAAAGCGATTAATCAAGTCCGACAGCGGGTTTTCCAACAAGCCTTACAAGGAGCTCTAGGAACTCTGAATAGTTGTTTGAACAATGAGTTACATTTACGGACCATCAATGCTAATATTGGCATGTTTGGTGCGATGAACGAAATAACTGATTAG
- the rps2 gene encoding ribosomal protein S2, which produces MTRRYWNINLEEMMEAGVHFGHGTRKWNPRMSPYISAKCKGIHIINLTRTARFLSEACDLVFDASSRGKQFLIVGTKNKAADSVARAAIRARCHYVNKKWLGGMLTNWSTTETRLHKFRDLRMEQTAGRLARLPKRDAAVVKRQLSHLQTYLGGIKYMTGLPDIVIIVDQQEEYTALRECITLGIPTICLIDTNCNPDLADISIPANDDAIASIRLILTKLVFAICEGRSSYIRNP; this is translated from the coding sequence ATGACAAGAAGATATTGGAACATCAATTTGGAAGAGATGATGGAAGCGGGAGTTCATTTTGGTCACGGTACTCGGAAATGGAATCCTCGAATGTCGCCTTATATCTCTGCAAAATGTAAAGGTATTCATATTATAAATCTTACTAGAACTGCTCGTTTTTTATCAGAGGCTTGTGATTTAGTTTTTGATGCATCAAGTAGAGGAAAACAATTTTTAATTGTTGGGACAAAAAATAAAGCAGCTGATTCAGTAGCACGGGCTGCAATAAGGGCTCGCTGTCATTATGTTAATAAAAAGTGGCTTGGGGGTATGTTAACGAATTGGTCCACGACAGAAACGAGACTTCACAAATTCAGGGACTTGAGAATGGAACAAACGGCAGGGAGACTCGCTCGTCTTCCAAAGAGAGATGCGGCGGTGGTGAAGAGACAATTATCTCACTTGCAAACATATTTGGGTGGGATCAAATATATGACAGGGTTACCGGATATTGTAATCATCGTTGATCAACAGGAAGAATATACGGCCCTTCGAGAATGTATTACTTTGGGAATTCCAACTATTTGTTTAATTGATACAAATTGTAACCCGGATCTCGCAGATATTTCGATTCCGGCAAATGATGACGCTATAGCTTCAATTCGATTAATTCTTACCAAATTAGTATTTGCAATTTGTGAAGGCCGCTCTAGCTATATAAGAAATCCTTGA
- the rpoC1 gene encoding RNA polymerase beta' subunit produces the protein MIDQYKHQQLRIGSVSPQQISAWATKILPNGEIVGEVTKPYTFHYKTNKPEKDGLFCERIFGPIKSGICACGNYRVIGDEKEDPKFCEQCGVEFVDSRIRRYQMGYIKLACPVTHVWYLKRLPSYIANFLDKPLKELEGLVYCDFSFARPIAKKPTFLRLRGLFEYEIQSWKYSIPLFFTTQGFDTFRNREISTGAGAIREQLADLDLRTIIDYSFAEWKELGEEGSTGNEWEDRKVGRRKDFLVRRMELVKHFIRTNIEPEWMVLCLLPVLPPELRPIIQIDGGKLMSSDINELYRRVIYRNNTLTDLLSTSRSTPGELVMCQEKLVQEAVDTLLDNGIRGQPMRDGHNKVYKSFSDVIEGKEGRFRETLLGKRVDYSGRSVIVVGPSLSLHRCGLPREIAIELFQTFVIRGLIRQHLASNIGVAKRKIREKEPIVWKILQEVMQGHPVLLNRAPTLHRLGIQAFQPILVEGRAICLHPLVCKGFNADFDGDQMAVHVPLSLEAQAEARLLMFSHMNLLSPAIGDPISVPTQDMLIGLYILTSGNRRGICANRYNPWNHKTYQNERIDDTNYKSMKEPFFCNFYDAIGAYRQKRIHLDSPLWLRWQLDQRIIASKEAPIEVHYESLGTYHEIYAHYLIIRSVKKEIIDIYIRTTVGHISLYREIEEAIQGFYQACS, from the exons ATGATCGATCAGTATAAACATCAACAACTCCGAATTGGATCAGTTTCTCCTCAACAAATAAGTGCTTGGGCCACAAAAATCCTACCTAATGGAGAGATAGTTGGAGAGGTGACAAAACCTTATACTTTTCATTACAAAACCAATAAACCAGAAAAAGATGGATTATTTTGCGAAAGAATTTTTGGGCCTATAAAAAGTGGAATTTGTGCTTGTGGAAATTATCGAGTAATCGGAGATGAAAAAGAAGACCCAAAATTTTGTGAACAATGCGGAGTCGAATTTGTTGATTCTCGAATACGAAGGTATCAAATGGGCTATATTAAATTGGCATGCCCGGTAACTCACGTGTGGTATTTGAAACGTCTTCCTAGTTATATCGCGAATTTTTTAGATAAACCTCTTAAAGAATTAGAGGGCCTAGTATACTGCGAT TTTTCATTTGCTAGGCCTATAGCGAAAAAACCTACTTTTTTACGATTACGCGGTTTATTCGAATATGAAATCCAATCCTGGAAATACAGCATCCCCCTTTTTTTTACTACCCAAGGTTTTGATACATTTCGAAATAGAGAAATATCTACTGGAGCAGGTGCTATTCGAGAACAATTAGCCGATTTGGATTTGCGTACTATTATAGATTATTCATTCGCAGAATGGAAAGAGTTAGGGGAAGAAGGGTCTACAGGAAATGAATGGGAAGACCGAAAAGTTGGAAGAAGAAAGGATTTTTTAGTTAGACGCATGGAATTAGTTAAGCATTTTATTCGAACAAATATAGAACCAGAATGGATGGTTTTGTGTCTATTACCTGTTCTTCCTCCCGAGTTGAGACCGATCATTCAGATAGATGGAGGTAAATTAATGAGTTCGGATATTAATGAACTTTATAGAAGAGTCATCTATCGGAACAATACTCTTACTGATCTATTATCAACAAGTAGATCTACGCCGGGAGAATTAGTAATGTGTCAGGAGAAATTAGTACAAGAAGCCGTAGATACACTTCTTGATAATGGAATCCGTGGCCAGCCAATGAGGGATGGTCATAATAAAGTTTACAAGTCATTTTCAGATGTAATTGAGGGTAAAGAGGGAAGATTTCGTGAGACTTTACTTGGTAAACGGGTCGATTATTCCGGACGTTCCGTCATTGTCGTAGGCCCTTCACTTTCATTACACCGATGTGGATTGCCTCGTGAAATTGCAATAGAGCTCTTCCAGACATTTGTAATTCGTGGTCTAATTAGGCAACATCTTGCTTCGAACATAGGAGTTGCTAAGCGTAAAATTCGGGAAAAAGAGCCGATTGTATGGAAAATACTGCAGGAAGTTATGCAGGGGCATCCTGTATTATTAAATAGAGCACCTACTCTTCATAGATTAGGTATACAGGCGTTCCAACCTATTTTAGTGGAAGGGCGCGCTATTTGTTTACATCCGTTAGTTTGTAAAGGATTCAACGCAGACTTTGATGGGGATCAAATGGCTGTTCATGTACCTTTATCTTTGGAGGCTCAAGCAGAGGCCCGTTTACTTATGTTTTCTCATATGAATCTTTTGTCTCCAGCTATTGGCGATCCCATTTCCGTACCAACCCAAGATATGCTTATTGGACTCTATATATTAACGAGCGGGAATCGTCGAGGTATTTGTGCAAATAGATATAATCCATGGAATCACAAAACCTATCAAAATGAAAGAATTGATGATACTAATTATAAGTCTATGAAAGAACCCTTTTTTTGTAATTTCTATGATGCAATTGGAGCTTATCGTCAGAAAAGAATTCATTTAGATAGCCCTTTGTGGCTCCGGTGGCAACTAGATCAACGCATTATTGCTTCAAAAGAAGCTCCCATTGAAGTTCACTATGAATCTTTGGGCACCTATCATGAGATTTATGCGCACTATCTAATAATAAGAAGTGTAAAAAAAGAAATTATTGATATATATATTCGAACTACTGTTGGTCATATTTCTCTTTATCGAGAAATTGAAGAAGCTATACAAGGATTTTATCAAGCCTGCTCATAA